From Phenylobacterium montanum, the proteins below share one genomic window:
- a CDS encoding cytochrome P450, with translation MADGAVDVLKNAREEAYAMPLDQIDPAEPQRFRDDTHWPFFERLRNEDPVHYAVNEEHGAYWSVTRFDDIMHVDTNHGVFSSEGGITIFDEDEEFPLPMFIAMDPPKHDAQRKVVSPIVSPHNLSLMEGLIRSRIGEIFDNLPVGETFDWVDRVSIELTTQMLATLFDFPWEDRRKLTRWSDVATAGLDAGIVESEEARRAELMECAGYFMNLWNQRVNSEPGNDLISMLAHGESTRNMSPEEFLGNLILLIVGGNDTTRNSISGGVVALNQNPAEYDKLRKNHDLVPSLVSEIIRWQTPLAHMRRRALQDVELGGKTIKKGDKVVMWYVSGNRDERAIDRPNEFIIDRERPRHHLSFGFGIHRCVGNRLAEMQLRIVWEEILKRWSFVEVVGEPKRVLSCFVKGYESLPVRIHA, from the coding sequence ATGGCCGATGGCGCAGTCGATGTCCTAAAGAACGCGCGGGAAGAAGCCTACGCCATGCCGCTGGATCAGATCGATCCGGCCGAACCGCAGCGCTTCCGCGACGACACTCACTGGCCCTTCTTCGAGCGGCTGCGCAATGAGGACCCCGTGCACTATGCGGTGAACGAGGAGCACGGCGCCTATTGGTCGGTGACCCGCTTCGACGACATCATGCACGTGGACACCAACCACGGGGTTTTCTCGTCCGAGGGCGGCATCACCATCTTCGACGAGGACGAAGAATTCCCGCTGCCGATGTTCATTGCGATGGACCCGCCCAAGCATGACGCGCAGCGCAAGGTGGTCAGCCCGATCGTCTCGCCGCACAACCTGTCCCTGATGGAGGGCCTGATCCGAAGCCGGATCGGCGAGATCTTCGACAACCTGCCGGTGGGCGAGACTTTCGACTGGGTCGACCGGGTCTCGATCGAGCTGACCACCCAGATGCTGGCGACCCTGTTCGACTTCCCCTGGGAGGATCGCCGCAAACTGACCCGCTGGTCGGACGTGGCCACGGCGGGCCTCGATGCCGGGATCGTCGAGTCGGAAGAGGCCCGGCGCGCCGAACTGATGGAGTGCGCCGGCTATTTCATGAACCTGTGGAACCAGAGGGTGAATTCGGAGCCGGGCAACGACCTGATCTCGATGCTGGCCCACGGCGAGTCGACGCGGAACATGTCGCCCGAGGAATTCCTGGGCAACCTGATCCTCCTGATCGTGGGCGGCAACGACACCACCCGCAATTCGATCAGCGGCGGCGTGGTGGCGCTGAACCAGAACCCGGCGGAATACGACAAGCTGCGCAAGAACCACGACCTGGTCCCGAGCCTGGTGTCCGAGATCATCCGCTGGCAGACCCCGCTGGCCCACATGCGCCGCCGGGCGCTGCAGGATGTCGAACTGGGCGGCAAGACCATCAAGAAGGGCGACAAGGTGGTCATGTGGTACGTCTCGGGCAACCGCGACGAACGCGCCATCGACCGGCCGAACGAATTCATCATCGACCGCGAGCGGCCGCGCCACCACCTGTCGTTCGGTTTCGGCATCCATCGCTGCGTCGGCAACCGCCTGGCCGAGATGCAACTGCGCATCGTCTGGGAGGAAATCCTCAAGCGCTGGAGCTTCGTCGAGGTGGTGGGCGAGCCCAAGCGGGTGCTGTCCTGCTTCGTCAAGGGCTATGAGAGCCTGCCGGTCCGCATTCACGCCTAG
- a CDS encoding helix-turn-helix domain-containing protein yields MCQYVLMAQQRHYIREWRKHRGLTQEQLAERIGIARSYLTKIETGKRRYDQPFLEAAAEALRCGPGDLITRDPTDPEGIWSIWERIPPTERKRAVAVLKAMQLTGTDD; encoded by the coding sequence ATGTGCCAATATGTGCTCATGGCACAGCAGCGGCATTATATCCGCGAGTGGCGCAAGCATCGGGGGCTGACCCAAGAGCAGCTCGCCGAGCGCATCGGCATCGCCCGCAGCTATCTCACCAAGATCGAGACCGGCAAGCGCCGTTACGACCAGCCCTTCCTGGAAGCGGCCGCAGAGGCCCTACGCTGTGGGCCGGGCGATCTGATCACGCGCGACCCGACGGACCCGGAGGGGATCTGGTCGATCTGGGAACGCATCCCCCCCACTGAGCGGAAGCGGGCGGTGGCCGTACTCAAGGCCATGCAACTCACCGGCACGGACGACTGA
- a CDS encoding GcrA family cell cycle regulator, giving the protein MSGPDHLSALGWTPDRVDLLRRHFAVGLTAAESAILLGVSKNAVISKRTRMGLLGGVRLFKAGEAAPQRRGREPRLKLTPTPQFRRLPLPDMDQPPPPAARPKPLAQRERGECAWPLGAAEQEGDWRTLFCCAPVRPGGRYCCAHAARARL; this is encoded by the coding sequence ATGAGCGGACCAGACCATCTTTCCGCCCTCGGCTGGACGCCGGACCGGGTCGATCTGCTGCGCCGGCACTTCGCCGTCGGCCTGACCGCCGCCGAGAGCGCCATTCTGCTCGGGGTCAGCAAGAATGCGGTCATCTCCAAGCGTACGCGGATGGGTCTCTTGGGGGGCGTTCGTCTCTTCAAGGCGGGCGAAGCGGCGCCTCAACGCCGGGGGCGGGAGCCGCGGCTCAAGCTGACGCCCACGCCCCAGTTCCGCCGCCTGCCGCTGCCGGACATGGACCAACCCCCGCCGCCGGCCGCGCGTCCAAAGCCCTTGGCCCAGCGCGAGCGCGGGGAGTGCGCCTGGCCGCTTGGGGCTGCCGAGCAGGAGGGCGACTGGCGCACCCTGTTCTGTTGCGCGCCGGTCCGCCCTGGCGGTCGATACTGCTGCGCCCACGCCGCCCGCGCGCGGCTTTGA
- a CDS encoding cytochrome b/b6 domain-containing protein, with amino-acid sequence MRRYVWDWVVRLCHLIFILGCVGAWLTYQTGQMDLHAWCGYAVLAALAVRLVWAVIGTPAARFSGFVRPPAKVLAYLRRWRSEPAPVGHNPLGGYAVLALLAALLAETGTGLFSDDEVATSGPLRTLISDDGAQTLTHLHRLTFDLLLALVGLHLAAILAYAVFKRANLVGPMITGWMHDEQA; translated from the coding sequence ATGCGGCGGTATGTCTGGGATTGGGTCGTGCGCCTCTGCCACCTCATCTTCATTCTGGGCTGTGTGGGCGCCTGGCTGACTTATCAGACGGGTCAGATGGATCTGCACGCCTGGTGTGGCTACGCCGTTCTGGCGGCGCTCGCCGTCCGTTTGGTCTGGGCTGTGATCGGGACGCCTGCGGCTCGCTTCTCCGGCTTCGTGCGCCCGCCCGCCAAGGTGCTGGCCTATTTGCGCCGCTGGCGCAGCGAGCCTGCGCCCGTGGGCCATAACCCCCTGGGCGGCTATGCCGTCCTGGCCCTGCTGGCGGCGCTTCTGGCCGAAACCGGAACCGGCCTCTTCAGCGATGACGAGGTGGCGACGAGCGGCCCGCTCCGCACCCTGATCTCCGACGACGGCGCGCAGACCCTGACCCATCTGCATCGCCTGACCTTCGACCTGCTGCTCGCGCTGGTCGGTCTGCACCTGGCCGCGATCCTGGCCTATGCGGTCTTCAAGCGCGCCAACCTGGTCGGGCCGATGATCACCGGCTGGATGCACGACGAGCAGGCCTGA
- a CDS encoding c-type cytochrome has translation MRGWVMAGFAGAALAMAASALAAGAADETVLARQTTLKSMGKAFKEIRTIVAANDIAAQRATVVADAAKLKSLAPQPWSKFGPETRGTSVKTEAKPVIWTDAAGFKAAQTKLLAAVDALDAVAAKGSPDEVATKAGDVGKACGGCHKQFRKE, from the coding sequence ATGCGCGGTTGGGTGATGGCGGGATTTGCAGGCGCAGCCCTGGCCATGGCGGCGAGCGCCCTGGCCGCCGGCGCGGCGGACGAGACTGTGCTGGCGCGGCAGACGACGCTGAAGTCGATGGGCAAGGCTTTCAAGGAGATCCGCACCATCGTCGCCGCCAACGACATCGCCGCCCAGAGGGCGACCGTCGTCGCTGATGCGGCCAAGCTGAAGAGCCTGGCCCCCCAGCCCTGGAGCAAGTTCGGGCCGGAGACTCGAGGAACCAGCGTCAAGACCGAGGCCAAGCCGGTGATCTGGACCGACGCCGCCGGCTTCAAGGCGGCCCAGACCAAGCTGCTGGCGGCCGTGGACGCCCTCGACGCCGTCGCCGCAAAGGGCTCGCCCGACGAGGTGGCGACCAAGGCCGGCGATGTGGGCAAGGCTTGCGGCGGCTGCCACAAGCAGTTCCGCAAGGAATAG
- a CDS encoding YceI family protein, whose protein sequence is MRNFTAVAAALAVCALAPAHASAQASSDPSKVQAGTYAVEPFHTRVLFAVNHMGFTTYYGNFTGVSGSLQLDPAKLDASQVSVSIPVASVSTTNTVLDGELKSPAWLNAAADPTITFKSTKVVVTGPNTADITGDLTLHGVTKPVVLAAKFNASGANPMSHKTTVGFDATAHLNRSDFGVKTYVPVIGDQVDVIISAAFEKAN, encoded by the coding sequence ATGCGAAATTTCACCGCTGTCGCAGCGGCCCTGGCGGTGTGCGCCCTGGCCCCCGCCCATGCCTCGGCTCAGGCCAGCAGCGATCCGTCCAAGGTCCAGGCCGGAACCTATGCCGTCGAGCCGTTCCACACCCGCGTGCTGTTCGCGGTGAACCACATGGGCTTCACCACCTACTATGGCAATTTCACCGGCGTTTCCGGCAGCCTTCAACTCGATCCGGCCAAGCTCGACGCCAGCCAGGTCAGCGTTTCGATCCCGGTCGCCTCCGTCAGCACCACCAACACTGTGCTGGACGGCGAACTTAAGAGCCCGGCTTGGCTGAACGCCGCCGCTGATCCGACCATCACCTTCAAGTCGACCAAGGTGGTCGTCACCGGCCCCAACACCGCCGACATCACCGGTGATCTGACCCTGCACGGCGTGACCAAGCCGGTGGTGCTGGCCGCCAAGTTCAACGCTTCGGGCGCCAATCCGATGAGCCACAAGACAACCGTCGGCTTCGACGCCACTGCGCACCTGAACCGCAGCGATTTCGGCGTAAAGACCTACGTCCCGGTGATCGGCGACCAAGTCGACGTGATCATCAGCGCCGCCTTCGAAAAGGCCAACTGA
- a CDS encoding Flp family type IVb pilin: MTKLVRRFVADESGATAIEYGLIVALIAVVIITAVTTLGSKLNTSFGSAASALP, translated from the coding sequence ATGACCAAATTGGTCCGCAGGTTTGTCGCCGACGAGTCCGGCGCAACCGCAATCGAATACGGCCTGATCGTGGCCCTGATCGCCGTTGTCATCATCACGGCGGTCACGACCTTGGGCAGCAAGCTCAACACCTCCTTCGGCTCGGCCGCCTCCGCCCTGCCTTGA
- a CDS encoding sugar transferase has protein sequence MPSLQRKRSLDLAERAIELPICIALLVFFAPVMLLAALAVKLQDGGPVLFGHSRIGRDGKTFKCLKFRSMVVNAEQRLQALLASDPAAREEWRRDHKLRRDPRVTILGEFLRRSSIDELPQLINVLRGEMSLVGPRPITSSEAARYRRYFKVYCQVRPGITGLWQVSGRNDVSYRRRVALDVTYAKLRSLKLYFGILAATGPAVLARRGAH, from the coding sequence ATGCCGTCGTTGCAAAGGAAGCGCAGCCTGGACCTGGCTGAGCGAGCCATAGAGCTTCCGATCTGCATCGCGCTCTTGGTCTTCTTCGCGCCGGTGATGTTGCTCGCGGCCCTGGCGGTCAAACTGCAGGACGGGGGACCGGTCCTGTTCGGCCACAGCCGCATCGGCCGCGACGGCAAGACCTTCAAGTGCCTGAAGTTCCGCAGCATGGTGGTCAATGCCGAGCAGCGCCTGCAGGCGCTTCTGGCCAGCGATCCAGCCGCCCGCGAGGAGTGGCGGCGCGACCACAAGCTGCGTCGCGACCCCCGCGTAACCATCCTTGGCGAATTCCTGCGTCGCTCCAGCATCGACGAGCTGCCGCAGCTGATCAATGTCCTGCGCGGTGAGATGAGCCTTGTCGGCCCGCGCCCGATCACCTCCTCCGAGGCCGCCCGCTATCGCCGCTATTTCAAGGTCTATTGCCAGGTCCGTCCTGGTATCACCGGCCTGTGGCAGGTCAGCGGCCGCAACGACGTCAGCTATCGCCGCCGTGTGGCCCTCGATGTCACCTACGCCAAGCTGCGCAGCCTGAAGCTCTATTTCGGCATCCTGGCAGCCACCGGCCCCGCGGTTCTGGCCCGGCGGGGCGCGCACTAG
- a CDS encoding polysaccharide deacetylase family protein, giving the protein MISRRTFGRGLGAVTMITGAGPAVAAPFAWPEGRRAAVSLTYDDSLNGQLDIAAPQLEAHGFQATFFLTRENMEARLGDWQDLARRGHEIGDHTVDHPCELRPFTAKSFEARELKPMEAFLDANFGAAHKRLFAYPCGATELGRRGRLNARQSLYVRLLRRNFEAARIVDGGPNDPRLVRRFRYLLQASAPTYDTDGAGPAIDYVGKAIARGHWAILIFHDIVEVRRETGETSRAAHQAILDWIAQQPVWCAPMGEVFDYIAAHARRA; this is encoded by the coding sequence TTGATCAGCCGCAGAACATTCGGTCGTGGCCTGGGTGCGGTGACGATGATCACCGGCGCCGGCCCCGCGGTCGCGGCGCCTTTCGCCTGGCCGGAGGGGCGGCGGGCGGCGGTGAGCCTGACCTATGACGACAGCCTGAACGGGCAACTCGACATCGCCGCACCGCAACTCGAGGCGCACGGCTTCCAGGCGACCTTCTTCCTGACGCGAGAGAACATGGAGGCGCGCCTGGGCGACTGGCAGGACCTGGCGCGGCGGGGCCACGAGATCGGGGACCATACGGTCGATCACCCCTGCGAACTGCGCCCGTTCACCGCCAAGAGCTTCGAAGCGAGGGAACTGAAGCCGATGGAGGCGTTCCTGGACGCCAACTTCGGCGCCGCCCACAAGCGGCTGTTCGCCTATCCGTGCGGCGCTACCGAGCTGGGCCGCCGCGGCCGATTGAACGCTCGACAAAGCCTCTATGTCCGCCTGTTGCGGCGCAACTTCGAGGCCGCGCGGATCGTCGACGGAGGGCCGAACGATCCGCGGCTAGTGCGCCGCTTCCGCTACCTGCTGCAGGCCAGCGCGCCGACCTACGACACCGACGGGGCCGGCCCGGCGATCGACTATGTCGGCAAGGCGATCGCCCGCGGCCATTGGGCGATCCTGATCTTCCACGACATCGTCGAAGTCCGTCGAGAAACCGGCGAAACCAGCCGCGCTGCGCACCAGGCCATATTGGACTGGATCGCCCAGCAGCCCGTCTGGTGCGCGCCCATGGGCGAGGTGTTCGACTACATCGCCGCCCATGCGCGGCGAGCCTGA
- a CDS encoding DNA-packaging protein gives MSLPQRQKILRAIEGLDDDAASVLEFRWSFWARPNQIPPHGDWRYWLILAGRGFGKTRAGAEWVRDQVLLGRQRIALIGPTTADVRDVMIEGESGLIAISPPWDRPRFEPSKRRLTWPNGATAYCYSAQEPERLRGPQHDAAWADELAAWIKPEAVWDQLQLGLRIGDDPRAAVTTTPRPLPLIRQLVDDPNCVISRGSTYDNQGNLAPAFIERIIARYEGTRLGRQELHAEILSDVPGALWSIGTLVACRVASAPDLVRVVVAVDPSGSSGRDAGDAQGIVVAGLGVDGRGYVLADRTCKLSPEGWGRRTVEAFDAFGADRIVAERNFGGDMVRSTLQAVRATAPVTLVTASRGKVVRAEPVSALYEQGRVSHVVPSGLENPLADLEAELRQATANGYLGQGSPNRLDALVWALTELMLKKAPPGAAFLELARREVADRPGQIG, from the coding sequence TTGTCTCTGCCCCAGCGCCAGAAGATCCTGCGGGCGATTGAAGGGCTCGACGACGACGCCGCCAGCGTCCTGGAATTCAGATGGAGCTTCTGGGCGCGCCCAAACCAGATCCCGCCCCACGGAGACTGGCGCTACTGGCTGATCCTGGCCGGCCGTGGCTTCGGCAAGACCCGGGCTGGGGCCGAGTGGGTGAGGGACCAGGTGCTGCTCGGCCGCCAGCGCATCGCCCTGATCGGCCCCACCACCGCCGACGTGCGAGACGTGATGATCGAGGGCGAGTCCGGCCTGATCGCCATCTCGCCGCCCTGGGACCGGCCCCGTTTCGAACCTTCAAAGCGTCGGCTCACCTGGCCCAACGGGGCGACGGCTTACTGCTATTCCGCCCAGGAGCCCGAGCGTCTGCGCGGGCCTCAGCACGACGCGGCCTGGGCCGACGAACTCGCCGCCTGGATCAAACCCGAGGCGGTCTGGGACCAGTTGCAACTCGGCCTGCGCATCGGCGATGACCCGCGGGCGGCGGTGACAACGACACCCCGGCCTCTGCCCCTGATCCGCCAACTGGTCGACGACCCGAACTGCGTGATCAGCCGAGGCTCGACCTACGATAACCAGGGCAATCTCGCCCCAGCCTTCATCGAGCGCATTATCGCCCGCTACGAGGGTACGCGCCTGGGCCGCCAGGAGCTGCATGCCGAGATCCTCTCGGACGTCCCTGGGGCGCTCTGGTCGATCGGCACCCTGGTCGCCTGCCGCGTGGCGAGCGCGCCAGACCTCGTGCGGGTGGTGGTCGCCGTGGACCCCTCGGGCTCCAGCGGTCGCGACGCCGGCGACGCCCAGGGCATCGTCGTCGCCGGCCTCGGGGTCGATGGTCGGGGCTACGTCCTGGCCGACCGCACCTGCAAGCTCAGCCCCGAGGGCTGGGGCCGCCGAACGGTCGAGGCCTTCGACGCCTTCGGCGCCGATCGCATCGTCGCCGAGCGCAATTTCGGCGGCGACATGGTCCGCTCCACTCTCCAGGCTGTCCGCGCCACCGCGCCGGTCACCCTTGTCACCGCCTCCCGAGGCAAGGTCGTCCGCGCCGAGCCCGTCTCGGCCCTCTACGAACAGGGCCGGGTCAGCCACGTGGTCCCGTCCGGCCTCGAAAACCCCTTGGCCGACCTCGAAGCCGAGCTGCGCCAGGCCACAGCGAACGGCTATCTAGGCCAAGGCTCGCCCAACCGCCTCGACGCCCTGGTCTGGGCTCTGACCGAGCTGATGCTGAAGAAGGCCCCGCCCGGGGCGGCGTTCCTGGAACTGGCGCGGCGGGAGGTGGCGGATCGACCTGGTCAGATCGGCTGA
- the ppa gene encoding inorganic diphosphatase gives MRLDAVSIGANPPHDVNVVIEVPIGGEPIKYEMDKEAGALVVDRFLYTSMRYPGNYGFIPHTLSDDGDPVDVIIANTRAIVPGAIMSCRIVGVLFMEDEAGGDEKLVAVPSAKLTKRYENVQNYTDLPKITLEQIEHFFVHYKDLEPNKWVKIQRWGDADEARALVLEGVERAKAAKAG, from the coding sequence ATGCGACTAGACGCCGTCTCCATTGGCGCCAATCCCCCGCACGACGTGAACGTCGTGATCGAGGTCCCCATCGGCGGCGAGCCGATCAAGTACGAGATGGACAAGGAGGCCGGCGCCCTGGTCGTCGACCGGTTCCTGTACACCTCGATGCGCTACCCGGGGAATTACGGCTTCATCCCGCATACCCTGTCGGACGACGGCGACCCGGTGGACGTGATCATCGCCAACACCCGCGCCATCGTTCCCGGCGCGATCATGAGCTGCCGCATTGTCGGCGTGCTGTTCATGGAGGACGAGGCCGGCGGCGACGAGAAGCTGGTCGCCGTGCCCTCGGCCAAGCTGACCAAGCGCTATGAGAACGTACAGAACTATACCGACCTGCCGAAGATCACCCTCGAGCAGATCGAGCACTTCTTCGTCCACTACAAGGACCTGGAGCCCAACAAGTGGGTGAAGATCCAGCGCTGGGGCGACGCCGACGAAGCCCGGGCGCTGGTGCTGGAAGGCGTCGAGCGCGCCAAGGCGGCCAAGGCCGGCTGA
- a CDS encoding phage portal protein, whose translation MPPAGGTRLSLSHRLGPVQGRFSDGWTVFGPGAPVQPVEAQPVRAFDFPVAVNSVVQPRAYEPFSFAQLRAFANVELVRLAIETRKDQIERLDWSIIPSAGATTPDPAEIARITAFWRRPDGVTPFATWLRLALEDLLVLDAPAIERRFARGGGLTGLDIIPGDTIHPMVDDTGRRPRGPGAVAYQQVIKGVAWADLTEADLIYAPRNPRPNHNYGFSPVEQVIVTINTVIRRQAAQLAYFTEGNLPAGLLNGPEGWSPDQIRDMQLWLDSRLSGQAAEQAKLLWVPSGTRYQAFKDSPLKDEFDEWLARVIAFAFSLPPTPFIRQMNRATAGADQDRGQEEGLQPLKLWAKRLIDGVIQDDLGAPGLEFSWNDAPAVDPMVQARIDDLAIRNGSMTINEVRARRGLAPLSAQALSAEAATVSAFSGAPLHPPGSAG comes from the coding sequence ATGCCACCTGCCGGCGGGACGCGCCTGTCCCTCAGTCATCGCCTGGGCCCGGTCCAGGGCCGCTTTTCCGACGGCTGGACGGTGTTCGGGCCGGGCGCCCCGGTCCAACCCGTCGAGGCCCAGCCAGTGCGGGCCTTCGACTTCCCCGTCGCCGTCAACAGCGTGGTTCAGCCTCGCGCTTACGAGCCCTTCAGCTTCGCCCAGTTGCGCGCCTTCGCCAATGTCGAGCTGGTACGCCTGGCGATCGAGACCCGCAAGGACCAGATCGAGCGCCTGGACTGGAGCATCATCCCCAGCGCCGGCGCGACCACGCCCGATCCGGCCGAGATCGCCCGCATCACCGCCTTCTGGCGCCGTCCCGACGGCGTCACCCCCTTCGCCACCTGGCTGCGCCTGGCGCTCGAGGACCTCTTGGTGCTGGACGCCCCGGCGATCGAGCGGCGCTTCGCCCGCGGCGGCGGCCTGACCGGCCTCGACATCATCCCCGGCGACACCATCCACCCCATGGTCGATGACACCGGCCGCCGCCCGCGCGGCCCGGGCGCGGTGGCCTACCAGCAGGTGATCAAGGGCGTCGCCTGGGCCGACCTGACCGAGGCCGACCTGATCTATGCCCCGCGCAACCCACGCCCGAACCACAACTACGGCTTCTCGCCGGTCGAACAGGTGATCGTCACCATCAACACGGTGATCCGCCGCCAGGCCGCCCAGCTCGCCTATTTCACGGAAGGCAACCTGCCCGCGGGGCTGCTGAACGGACCGGAGGGCTGGAGCCCGGACCAGATCCGCGACATGCAGCTCTGGCTGGACTCGCGCCTCTCCGGCCAGGCGGCCGAGCAGGCCAAGCTGCTCTGGGTGCCCAGCGGCACGCGCTATCAGGCCTTCAAGGACAGCCCGCTCAAGGACGAGTTCGACGAGTGGCTGGCGCGGGTGATCGCCTTCGCCTTCAGCCTGCCGCCGACGCCCTTCATTCGTCAGATGAACCGCGCCACCGCCGGCGCCGACCAGGACCGTGGCCAGGAGGAAGGGCTTCAGCCGCTCAAGCTCTGGGCCAAGCGCCTGATCGATGGGGTGATTCAGGATGACCTGGGCGCCCCGGGCCTCGAGTTCTCCTGGAACGACGCCCCAGCAGTGGACCCCATGGTCCAGGCCCGCATCGACGACCTCGCCATCCGCAACGGCTCGATGACCATCAACGAGGTTCGCGCCCGCCGTGGCCTGGCCCCCTTGTCGGCCCAGGCCCTGTCGGCCGAGGCCGCTACGGTTTCAGCTTTTTCGGGAGCGCCGCTACATCCGCCGGGCTCAGCGGGGTGA
- a CDS encoding DUF6491 family protein, whose amino-acid sequence MRVRARAFTGAAIAAFALSGAAWADQPAAPSTTPAPKCFRSHDWEGWKPADDAKSIYIRVGIHDFYRIEFTDSCPILQAPNAHLITKPISDLICSPIEMDVKVADPPGGMAVPCIVSGITPLSPADVAALPKKLKP is encoded by the coding sequence ATGCGAGTTCGAGCCAGAGCCTTCACAGGCGCCGCTATCGCGGCCTTCGCCCTGTCGGGCGCGGCCTGGGCCGACCAGCCCGCCGCGCCCTCGACCACGCCGGCGCCCAAGTGCTTCCGCAGTCACGACTGGGAGGGCTGGAAACCGGCCGACGACGCCAAGTCGATCTATATCCGGGTGGGGATCCACGATTTCTATCGGATCGAATTCACCGACAGCTGCCCTATTCTGCAGGCGCCCAACGCCCACCTGATCACCAAGCCGATCAGCGATTTGATCTGCTCGCCGATCGAGATGGACGTGAAGGTCGCCGATCCGCCGGGCGGCATGGCCGTGCCTTGCATCGTTTCCGGCATCACCCCGCTGAGCCCGGCGGATGTAGCGGCGCTCCCGAAAAAGCTGAAACCGTAG
- a CDS encoding acyltransferase family protein codes for MKFQVPEQRTARPINASGGEFLENVQILRFIAAAMVLFRHLVRELSGPNFSIPMDNLLRFEWTVGVDIFFVTSGFLMYFLTNRHFAEKDYPFEFLRRRFVRIVPLYWLFTTLMLAITILIPGEVRQFDWSVGHIVSSYLFIPWQRAQGQVFPILGLGWTLNYEMLFYFAFTIALFFPRRTAIVGLVSAFLIAVAVGEFIPDSQVMVKFWTAPIILEFIGGVLLSMAFVGGLRLHLSTRIFLAALGVIASLVCVHFNLTDQRWRIVWGGIPAILLASSAILGPPPRQSGGQSGPLVRMMVFLGGASYALYLSHMFAIRPLTAVWKKLHLAGGLAYLGVGFIAALVLASAVYVYVEKPTLAALKRIIRPKVGVVA; via the coding sequence TTGAAGTTCCAGGTTCCCGAACAAAGAACGGCCCGCCCCATCAACGCGTCCGGTGGAGAGTTTCTGGAAAATGTTCAAATCCTGAGGTTCATCGCTGCGGCGATGGTCCTGTTTCGCCACCTAGTACGCGAGCTATCTGGCCCCAATTTTTCGATCCCAATGGACAATCTGTTGAGGTTTGAATGGACCGTTGGCGTCGATATATTTTTTGTTACCAGTGGCTTCTTGATGTATTTTCTGACAAATAGGCATTTTGCCGAAAAAGACTATCCATTTGAATTTTTGCGACGCCGATTCGTTCGAATTGTGCCTCTATATTGGCTATTCACAACTTTGATGCTCGCTATCACGATTTTGATCCCCGGGGAAGTGAGGCAATTTGACTGGAGCGTCGGCCACATCGTAAGTTCGTACTTATTTATCCCGTGGCAGAGGGCACAGGGCCAAGTCTTTCCGATTCTGGGACTTGGATGGACCTTAAACTATGAAATGCTGTTTTATTTCGCCTTTACAATTGCCCTTTTCTTTCCTCGGCGCACAGCGATTGTTGGTCTGGTTTCGGCGTTCTTAATTGCCGTTGCAGTCGGCGAATTTATCCCTGATAGCCAAGTCATGGTCAAATTTTGGACTGCGCCGATCATCTTGGAGTTCATCGGGGGCGTGCTACTGAGCATGGCGTTCGTCGGTGGTTTGCGGCTTCATCTCTCCACGAGAATTTTTCTAGCCGCGCTCGGCGTCATTGCTTCCTTGGTTTGTGTGCACTTCAATCTCACAGATCAACGATGGCGCATCGTCTGGGGCGGAATTCCCGCAATTCTCCTAGCGTCCTCTGCCATTCTCGGGCCGCCCCCTCGGCAGAGTGGCGGTCAGTCGGGTCCGCTGGTCCGAATGATGGTCTTCTTGGGCGGCGCGTCTTACGCCCTCTACTTGTCGCACATGTTTGCCATTCGCCCACTCACCGCCGTTTGGAAGAAGCTTCACCTTGCGGGTGGTTTGGCGTACCTCGGCGTGGGGTTCATAGCGGCGCTGGTGCTGGCATCAGCAGTCTACGTTTATGTGGAAAAACCAACCTTGGCCGCGCTGAAGCGGATCATTCGGCCGAAGGTTGGCGTTGTCGCTTGA